In Thalassotalea sp. Sam97, a single window of DNA contains:
- a CDS encoding GMC family oxidoreductase — MNVENCDIVVIGAGSAGCALAYRLAEQSNLRVVLLEAGSGARNPMLHIPLGFAFLQKPHKNNWDEVTQAEPGLFNRRVALPRGKVLGGCSAINGMVYVRGQAEDYQRWAELGNEGWSYADVLPYFKRSENHAAGQNFYHGVKGPLHVAGINTPFPICDDFIQAAADAGHAFNNDINGASQGGVAWFPTNIKQGRRLSSASAFLRAGKALTNLQVISDACTERIVMKNNRAVGVVYRYRGQQTQLNANVEVILSAGAINSPKLLEVSGIGQSQRLSQLGIEPLINLPGVGENLHDHWNCYLVQSTQYGATYYHESKPIKLLHNMLRYIFKRQGFLANPAALVSVFYEALDDADRADAQIHFAPAASEVDKRGNMVPIDGVTVAACGLRPTSRGCVHVTSRDMNAKPAIQVNYLTSDYDQQVAVAAFKKMRDIVQASAMNKLGGSELKPGKEVVTDDDILRYIKTTGEPVHHLVGSCKMGHDAMAVVDPRLRVHGVQGLRVADASIMPEIISGNTHAACVMIGEKCADMVLADQYAQTKATS, encoded by the coding sequence ATGAATGTAGAAAATTGTGATATTGTCGTGATCGGTGCAGGCTCGGCGGGCTGTGCGCTAGCATATCGACTTGCTGAACAATCTAATTTACGCGTGGTACTGTTAGAAGCAGGCAGCGGGGCGCGTAACCCCATGCTACATATTCCCCTCGGCTTTGCGTTTTTACAAAAGCCGCACAAAAATAACTGGGATGAAGTGACACAAGCCGAACCAGGTTTGTTTAATCGAAGAGTGGCACTCCCGCGTGGCAAGGTACTCGGTGGCTGTAGCGCAATAAATGGTATGGTCTATGTGCGTGGTCAGGCTGAAGATTATCAGCGTTGGGCTGAGTTGGGTAATGAAGGTTGGTCTTATGCTGATGTGTTGCCGTATTTTAAACGTTCAGAAAACCATGCTGCTGGGCAAAACTTCTATCATGGTGTTAAAGGTCCCTTACACGTTGCTGGCATCAACACGCCTTTCCCGATATGTGACGATTTTATCCAAGCAGCGGCTGATGCTGGTCATGCCTTTAATAATGACATCAATGGCGCTAGCCAAGGTGGCGTAGCGTGGTTCCCTACCAACATTAAACAAGGTCGTCGTTTAAGTAGCGCCAGCGCCTTTTTGCGTGCTGGAAAAGCATTGACGAATTTACAGGTGATATCGGATGCGTGTACGGAGCGGATCGTTATGAAAAATAATCGCGCCGTCGGAGTCGTATATCGATATCGCGGGCAACAGACACAGCTCAACGCCAATGTCGAAGTGATCTTATCTGCCGGTGCAATCAACTCCCCTAAGTTATTGGAAGTATCAGGCATTGGCCAATCTCAGCGCTTGAGCCAACTTGGTATCGAGCCGTTGATTAATTTGCCCGGTGTTGGTGAAAATCTTCATGATCATTGGAATTGTTATTTGGTGCAAAGTACCCAGTATGGAGCAACCTATTACCATGAGAGTAAGCCAATAAAGTTACTTCACAATATGCTTCGATATATTTTTAAGCGGCAAGGTTTTTTGGCAAACCCGGCTGCACTGGTCAGTGTTTTTTATGAAGCATTAGACGATGCGGACCGCGCTGATGCACAAATCCACTTCGCCCCAGCCGCCAGCGAAGTCGATAAACGCGGTAATATGGTACCGATTGATGGCGTTACGGTTGCTGCCTGTGGACTGCGACCAACCAGTCGCGGTTGCGTCCATGTGACAAGTCGCGATATGAATGCTAAACCTGCGATTCAAGTGAACTATTTGACCAGTGACTATGATCAGCAGGTGGCGGTTGCAGCATTTAAAAAGATGCGTGACATTGTCCAAGCCTCAGCAATGAATAAGCTGGGTGGCAGTGAGCTTAAGCCGGGTAAAGAGGTTGTCACAGATGATGATATCTTAAGGTATATTAAGACAACAGGGGAGCCTGTTCACCATTTGGTGGGGAGTTGCAAGATGGGGCACGATGCTATGGCCGTGGTTGACCCAAGGTTGCGAGTTCATGGTGTTCAAGGGTTACGAGTCGCCGATGCCTCAATTATGCCAGAGATTATTTCCGGCAATACCCATGCAGCGTGTGTTATGATAGGTGAAAAGTGTGCAGATATGGTCTTGGCTGATCAGTATGCTCAGACAAAGGCTACATCTTAG
- a CDS encoding EAL domain-containing protein, with the protein MSSFSRIFLKNLIITMIMVAGYIYYSATTLNGFIENAQQTHKQSLTNILESYNGSDLKALSKQLKDTFRYDSLDVTDLNNQAIYRYQTNQDSHPLWQLLGRNLATTKTTNENLGIAVNYQLNHDDVYAVYNRISGFILGLALLMLMMGSIITHSLTKRSYRKASRQISKNIASEIKTTINNKETDNALRLPTEFDDVNKELSELKTFIANKMIRTQKLEQTAYVDSLTALENRSGFIGFYEQYIEQHNGSAFGALVISRCAELATINKIHGYQEGDRYVNQVANILKKQTQNLEGAKVFRLNGADFATFLPNITIKAAQTFCSELTSIFNEYQQLSDYDSIAYSGIVKIDASRGLGELLALADSAISIAQTRNKNAWYMQQEQSLLNSHSASFGNQDWSREIDFVIENQSVSMRQQIIQPSGRNNRIYHEILSRFESSEAEQLPTATFIAMAEKLDKIVLVDRLIIEKSLAVIKQRVLTDHMFGINLSIRSIHDQHFIIWLERRLMRDHDIAKRLVFEVSEYGLEQNIAASQYFIEMAHRVGARVCVEHFGKSMTSFKFFRDLSPDYVKIDGSYTRDIHSDRNNQYFLRLIIDLAHRLGIRVLAEAVETQQEKHAFDAIFIDGCQGYYLGKPEAL; encoded by the coding sequence ATGTCGTCATTTTCACGTATCTTTTTAAAAAACCTGATCATTACCATGATCATGGTTGCGGGATATATTTATTACAGCGCAACTACGCTTAACGGCTTTATTGAAAATGCCCAACAAACTCACAAGCAAAGTTTAACAAATATCTTAGAAAGCTATAACGGTAGTGACCTAAAAGCTTTATCGAAGCAACTTAAAGATACGTTTCGCTATGACAGCCTTGATGTTACGGACTTAAACAATCAAGCGATTTATCGTTATCAAACCAACCAAGATAGCCACCCACTATGGCAATTACTCGGACGCAACCTAGCAACGACTAAAACGACGAATGAAAATTTAGGTATCGCCGTTAATTACCAACTTAATCACGATGACGTATACGCAGTCTACAATCGTATTTCAGGATTTATTTTAGGTTTAGCTCTCTTAATGTTGATGATGGGGAGCATCATCACCCATTCACTGACTAAACGCTCATATCGCAAAGCCTCGAGACAAATATCAAAAAACATCGCCAGTGAAATTAAAACGACGATAAACAACAAAGAAACCGACAACGCGCTGCGCTTACCAACCGAATTTGATGACGTAAATAAAGAGCTGAGCGAGCTCAAAACGTTTATCGCCAATAAAATGATACGCACCCAAAAGCTCGAACAAACGGCGTATGTCGATTCCTTAACGGCGCTTGAAAATCGCAGCGGTTTTATTGGCTTTTATGAACAATATATTGAACAACATAATGGTAGCGCGTTTGGTGCATTAGTGATCAGTCGTTGCGCCGAGTTAGCAACGATAAATAAAATTCACGGTTATCAAGAAGGTGATCGTTACGTCAATCAAGTAGCAAATATTCTAAAAAAACAAACGCAAAATCTAGAAGGTGCCAAGGTATTTCGTCTTAATGGTGCAGATTTCGCGACGTTTTTACCTAATATCACCATCAAAGCAGCACAAACGTTTTGTAGCGAGCTCACCAGCATATTTAACGAATACCAACAACTATCTGATTATGACTCTATTGCCTATTCAGGCATCGTAAAAATCGACGCCTCACGGGGCCTAGGCGAGTTGCTTGCATTAGCGGACTCCGCCATAAGCATTGCGCAAACGCGTAATAAAAATGCTTGGTATATGCAACAAGAACAGAGCTTATTAAATAGTCACTCTGCCAGCTTTGGTAATCAAGATTGGAGTCGTGAAATTGACTTTGTGATTGAAAATCAAAGCGTATCGATGCGACAACAAATCATTCAACCCAGTGGTCGTAACAATCGTATTTATCACGAAATTTTATCTCGTTTTGAAAGCTCTGAAGCAGAGCAATTGCCCACTGCTACCTTTATCGCCATGGCCGAGAAACTGGATAAAATAGTCCTCGTCGATCGCTTAATTATTGAAAAGTCATTAGCGGTAATAAAACAAAGGGTCTTAACCGACCATATGTTTGGTATCAACTTATCGATTCGTTCTATTCACGATCAACACTTTATTATTTGGCTTGAACGACGTTTAATGCGTGATCACGACATTGCCAAACGCTTGGTATTTGAAGTCAGTGAATACGGCCTTGAGCAGAATATCGCAGCGAGTCAGTACTTTATTGAAATGGCTCACCGTGTTGGTGCTCGCGTTTGTGTTGAACATTTTGGCAAGAGCATGACCTCGTTTAAGTTCTTTCGTGATTTATCACCCGATTACGTAAAAATTGACGGTAGTTATACACGCGATATACATAGTGATCGAAACAATCAATACTTCCTGCGCTTAATTATCGATTTAGCACATAGACTCGGTATTCGAGTGCTTGCCGAAGCAGTTGAAACGCAGCAAGAAAAACACGCCTTCGATGCAATATTTATTGATGGTTGCCAAGGCTACTATTTAGGTAAACCAGAAGCGCTTTAA
- the rsxA gene encoding electron transport complex subunit RsxA, which produces MTDYILLLVGTVLVNNFVLVKFLGLCPFMGVSSRTETAVGMSLATTFVLTLAALLSYLFSTYVLEPLGLEYLTTMGFILVIAVVVQFTEMVVQKTSANLYRLLGIFLPLITTNCAVLGVALLNLYEQHNFFESIVYGFGAAVGFSIVLIMFSAMRERLASADVPKPFQGAAIAMITAGLMSLAFMGFTGLVK; this is translated from the coding sequence ATGACTGATTATATTTTACTTTTGGTCGGAACCGTACTGGTCAACAACTTTGTTTTGGTTAAATTCCTTGGCTTGTGCCCATTTATGGGGGTTTCGTCGCGCACGGAAACCGCTGTGGGCATGTCATTGGCAACCACCTTTGTTTTAACCCTGGCTGCGCTGCTCAGTTATTTATTTTCCACCTATGTACTCGAACCTCTTGGCCTAGAGTATTTAACGACGATGGGCTTTATTTTAGTAATTGCCGTGGTCGTACAGTTTACCGAAATGGTGGTGCAAAAAACCTCAGCCAATTTATATCGCTTATTGGGGATCTTTTTACCATTAATCACCACCAACTGTGCCGTTTTGGGTGTTGCCCTACTCAACCTATATGAGCAACATAACTTTTTCGAATCGATTGTCTATGGCTTTGGTGCTGCCGTGGGTTTTTCTATTGTTCTTATCATGTTTTCCGCTATGCGCGAACGATTAGCAAGTGCCGATGTGCCAAAACCTTTTCAGGGCGCAGCAATTGCTATGATCACTGCGGGCCTGATGTCATTAGCCTTTATGGGCTTTACCGGTTTGGTGAAATAA
- the rsxB gene encoding electron transport complex subunit RsxB: MEFFIAVAVFAVIAGLFGALLGFASVKYKVEGDPLVEQIDALLPQTQCGQCGYPGCKPYANAVAEGDAINKCAPGGDDTIKKIADLMGVEAIPMDEAHEADNTPKVALIIEEDCIGCTKCIQACPVDAITGAAKQMHTVIADECTGCDLCVEPCPVDCIKMIPIAQTPETWQWDLQRIDVVQID; the protein is encoded by the coding sequence ATGGAATTTTTTATCGCCGTTGCCGTGTTTGCTGTTATCGCTGGATTATTTGGTGCTTTACTAGGCTTTGCTTCGGTCAAATACAAAGTCGAAGGCGACCCCTTGGTTGAGCAAATCGATGCCCTACTGCCGCAAACACAATGTGGTCAATGTGGCTATCCGGGTTGTAAACCCTACGCTAATGCGGTAGCAGAAGGCGACGCCATCAACAAATGTGCCCCTGGTGGTGATGACACCATCAAAAAAATTGCCGATTTAATGGGCGTTGAAGCGATCCCAATGGATGAAGCGCACGAAGCTGATAACACCCCAAAAGTTGCGCTGATTATTGAAGAAGACTGTATTGGTTGTACCAAGTGTATTCAAGCCTGTCCTGTTGACGCCATCACCGGTGCTGCGAAACAAATGCACACGGTAATCGCCGATGAATGTACGGGTTGTGATTTATGTGTTGAACCATGCCCAGTAGACTGTATAAAAATGATACCAATTGCCCAAACGCCTGAAACATGGCAATGGGACCTTCAACGTATCGACGTTGTTCAGATAGATTAG
- the rsxC gene encoding electron transport complex subunit RsxC codes for MESVIERIKQNRFFKFPGGIHPPEQKFLSNDKPIRNLALPKQLILPLKQHIGKPGDLLVKVGDKVLKGQQLSKNGNPMAVPVHAPTSGTVTAIELATIAHPSAMRDLCLFIEPDGEERWRERHIVEDFHQFSKADLVDKIAEAGIAGMGGAGFPTNIKVNTKPGIKYLIINAAECEPYITADDLLMREQSAAIANGIDILDYLLEPEHILIGIEDNKPEAIATLRKSCAANPKVQVCVLPTKYPMGGEKQLIKALLNEEVPSGMLPVHLGIVMQNVATVFAISEAVLNDTPLIRRVVTVTGNSINKPQNYWVPLGTPVSHILQQAGFTPAQKQRVIMGGPLMGFTLPNLNVPIVKISNCILAPTEAEIAAPQKEIECVRCGQCADVCPSSLLPQELQWYAKAQDHEKLQELNLFDCIDCGACAFVCPSHIPLVHYYRVAKAQIRHSKLQEAKAERAKVRFEARKLRLEKEKNEREEKHRQAMEARRAAMTKEQSSASNSAVAAALARVKAKKAATTTNHASDSSTSSDSSPQADAKLRANEAIARAKARKAAQQANVSTDTSNDSVDATSTTDKQDAKQRAIAKAKERAAQRQVQSSTAPEQANASSGSDASVEATTNKANKADDARQRAIAKAKAKVAERKAAQQTDQGAEQHVQQDATPNDSREDAKQRAIAKAKAKAAERKAAQQTTSLEPDAATQPDASASQITDDKKAKVAAAVAKAKARKLAAQQKMSDSVASDDNVQAEANEASIKAADDKKAKIAAAVAKAKAKKLNKQQGDS; via the coding sequence GTGGAATCTGTCATTGAACGCATCAAACAGAATCGATTTTTTAAATTCCCAGGTGGTATCCATCCACCAGAGCAGAAGTTTTTATCAAACGATAAGCCAATTCGCAACTTAGCACTCCCTAAGCAGCTGATCTTGCCACTTAAGCAACATATCGGTAAACCAGGTGACTTGCTGGTTAAAGTCGGCGATAAGGTGTTAAAAGGCCAACAACTGAGTAAAAACGGTAACCCCATGGCCGTTCCGGTGCACGCACCAACCTCAGGAACCGTCACCGCAATCGAATTAGCAACGATTGCCCATCCCTCGGCGATGCGTGATCTGTGTTTATTTATCGAGCCTGATGGCGAAGAACGTTGGCGTGAACGTCACATTGTTGAGGATTTTCATCAATTTAGCAAAGCAGATTTAGTCGACAAAATTGCCGAAGCTGGTATTGCAGGTATGGGTGGTGCCGGCTTCCCAACCAATATCAAGGTCAACACCAAACCAGGTATTAAATACTTGATCATCAATGCCGCCGAATGTGAACCGTACATCACGGCTGACGATTTGCTGATGCGCGAGCAATCGGCAGCGATTGCTAACGGCATCGATATCCTCGATTACTTATTAGAGCCCGAACACATATTAATTGGTATCGAAGACAACAAACCCGAAGCCATCGCGACGCTGAGAAAGTCATGCGCTGCCAACCCCAAAGTTCAGGTTTGTGTGTTACCAACGAAATACCCAATGGGTGGTGAAAAACAACTGATTAAAGCGCTGCTTAATGAAGAAGTACCCAGTGGTATGTTACCTGTGCATCTTGGCATCGTGATGCAAAACGTTGCGACCGTTTTTGCCATTAGTGAAGCGGTATTAAATGATACGCCGCTCATTCGCCGTGTCGTCACCGTAACCGGCAATTCGATTAACAAACCACAGAATTACTGGGTGCCGTTAGGTACGCCGGTTTCTCATATATTACAGCAAGCCGGTTTTACCCCTGCACAAAAACAACGCGTGATCATGGGCGGCCCGCTAATGGGCTTTACGTTACCAAACCTTAATGTACCAATCGTCAAGATAAGTAACTGTATCTTAGCGCCAACAGAAGCCGAGATTGCCGCGCCACAAAAAGAAATTGAATGTGTGCGCTGTGGTCAATGTGCTGATGTTTGCCCGTCAAGCTTGTTACCACAAGAACTGCAGTGGTACGCCAAAGCTCAAGATCATGAAAAATTGCAAGAGCTGAACCTATTTGATTGTATAGACTGTGGCGCGTGTGCTTTCGTCTGCCCTAGTCATATACCATTGGTGCATTACTATCGTGTTGCTAAAGCACAGATCCGTCACAGTAAATTGCAAGAAGCCAAAGCCGAGCGTGCCAAAGTGCGTTTTGAGGCGCGTAAATTGCGTCTTGAGAAAGAGAAAAACGAGCGTGAAGAAAAACATCGTCAAGCAATGGAAGCACGCCGTGCGGCAATGACCAAGGAACAATCTAGCGCGTCAAATTCAGCGGTAGCGGCGGCGCTAGCGCGTGTAAAAGCAAAAAAAGCCGCAACGACAACCAATCATGCAAGTGATAGTTCAACCAGCAGCGATTCGTCACCACAAGCCGATGCCAAATTAAGAGCCAACGAGGCAATTGCTCGTGCCAAGGCGCGTAAAGCGGCACAGCAAGCAAACGTAAGTACTGACACATCAAACGACTCGGTTGATGCAACATCAACGACAGATAAACAAGACGCGAAACAACGGGCTATAGCTAAAGCGAAAGAGCGAGCCGCTCAACGCCAAGTGCAATCGAGCACAGCCCCCGAACAGGCTAACGCATCGTCAGGCAGTGACGCGTCAGTTGAGGCAACGACAAACAAAGCAAACAAGGCAGATGACGCAAGGCAACGTGCAATCGCTAAGGCAAAAGCTAAAGTGGCCGAGCGCAAAGCAGCACAGCAGACCGACCAAGGAGCTGAACAACACGTTCAGCAAGACGCGACGCCAAATGACAGCCGCGAAGACGCCAAACAACGTGCTATTGCTAAGGCAAAAGCTAAAGCTGCCGAGCGCAAGGCAGCGCAGCAAACAACATCGTTAGAACCAGACGCGGCAACACAACCTGATGCCTCGGCGTCACAAATTACTGATGATAAAAAAGCCAAGGTCGCAGCAGCTGTTGCTAAAGCCAAAGCAAGAAAGTTAGCTGCACAGCAGAAAATGTCTGACAGCGTAGCAAGTGATGATAACGTGCAAGCTGAGGCAAACGAGGCATCGATCAAAGCGGCTGACGATAAAAAAGCGAAAATTGCGGCGGCAGTAGCCAAAGCCAAAGCAAAAAAATTGAACAAACAACAAGGTGATTCATAA
- the rsxD gene encoding electron transport complex subunit RsxD, whose protein sequence is MAYWIASSPHNHIQAKTPVLMRTVILAAIPGVAAQYYFFGAGSLIQILLAIAFAVLAEITFLAIRDKNIKAQITDYSAVLTGLLIGISVPPMAPWWITAIGSVFAIGIVKQLYGGLGFNLFNPAMAAYVLLLVSFPVEMTSWQPTAQLMQHDVGFVNHFWLILTGYTWDGFTVEQLRMNIDGITMATPLDTLKTDLSMGLTVQESMQNPVFGRFFSAGWEWVNLGFFLGGLYLIAKKAIDYIIPLSFLLTLWVVTFIAYTVSPDSSPSTLFHYVSGGTMLGAFFILTDPVSAATTRVGRIIYAAFIALMVFIIRTYGGYPDAIAFAVLLANMAVPLIDQYTRPRTYGHNVGK, encoded by the coding sequence ATGGCTTATTGGATAGCAAGCTCTCCACATAATCATATTCAAGCAAAGACACCGGTACTTATGCGTACCGTTATCCTTGCAGCCATCCCGGGTGTGGCAGCGCAGTACTATTTCTTCGGTGCCGGTAGCCTGATCCAGATTTTATTGGCCATCGCTTTTGCGGTACTTGCCGAAATCACCTTTTTGGCGATACGTGATAAGAACATTAAAGCGCAAATCACCGACTACTCAGCCGTTTTAACCGGCTTGTTAATTGGTATTTCGGTACCACCAATGGCGCCTTGGTGGATTACCGCCATTGGTAGCGTGTTCGCCATTGGCATCGTCAAACAACTATACGGTGGCTTAGGCTTTAACTTATTTAATCCAGCAATGGCAGCCTATGTACTGTTACTTGTCTCTTTCCCTGTCGAGATGACCTCTTGGCAACCAACAGCGCAATTAATGCAGCACGATGTAGGCTTTGTTAACCATTTTTGGCTTATTTTAACGGGCTATACCTGGGATGGTTTTACCGTTGAGCAATTGCGTATGAATATCGATGGTATCACCATGGCAACGCCATTGGACACCTTGAAAACCGATTTAAGCATGGGACTTACCGTACAAGAAAGCATGCAAAACCCGGTATTTGGCCGCTTTTTCAGTGCCGGTTGGGAATGGGTTAACTTAGGCTTTTTCCTTGGCGGTTTGTACCTAATCGCGAAAAAAGCCATCGACTACATCATCCCGTTAAGCTTTTTACTTACTCTCTGGGTGGTCACCTTTATTGCCTATACAGTGTCGCCAGATAGCAGTCCATCAACGCTATTTCACTACGTCAGTGGTGGCACCATGCTTGGCGCGTTTTTTATTTTGACCGATCCAGTGTCTGCAGCAACCACCCGTGTAGGCCGCATCATTTATGCCGCCTTTATTGCCTTAATGGTATTTATTATTCGCACCTATGGCGGTTACCCAGATGCAATCGCCTTTGCTGTATTACTGGCCAATATGGCAGTACCGTTAATCGATCAGTACACGCGACCAAGAACGTACGGTCATAACGTAGGTAAATAG
- the rsxG gene encoding electron transport complex subunit RsxG, with amino-acid sequence MKLAIQHNAKILALFAVACTAMVSLIYLLTKDTIARQQQLQLLDTLHQVIAPQRLNNDLYLDCQIISDSDLLGSALPQKAYVARWDEQAVAVAMTTVAPNGYNGNIEILVAINIDSSISGVRVLKHNETPGLGDKIELRKDDWILDFDGKTLTDSNQMMWTVKKDGGQFDQFTGATITPRAVVQAVTKAHLFWQQNQQQMLNSPQNCLGADDDRA; translated from the coding sequence ATGAAACTTGCTATACAACATAACGCCAAAATACTGGCCCTATTCGCCGTTGCTTGCACTGCGATGGTATCGTTGATCTATTTATTGACCAAAGACACCATTGCCCGTCAACAGCAGTTGCAATTATTGGATACCTTACACCAAGTGATTGCGCCGCAGCGCCTTAACAATGATTTATATCTCGATTGTCAAATCATCAGTGATAGTGACTTGCTCGGCAGTGCGCTACCACAAAAAGCCTATGTGGCACGCTGGGACGAACAAGCCGTGGCTGTGGCAATGACCACCGTGGCGCCAAATGGTTACAACGGTAACATCGAGATCTTAGTCGCAATTAATATCGATAGCAGCATCAGTGGTGTACGAGTATTAAAGCACAATGAAACACCAGGCTTGGGTGACAAAATCGAGCTACGTAAAGATGATTGGATATTGGACTTCGACGGCAAAACATTAACCGACAGCAACCAGATGATGTGGACGGTGAAAAAAGATGGTGGCCAATTTGATCAATTTACCGGCGCCACCATTACCCCGCGTGCGGTTGTTCAAGCCGTGACCAAGGCGCACCTTTTTTGGCAACAAAATCAGCAGCAAATGTTAAACTCACCACAAAACTGCCTAGGAGCTGATGATGACAGAGCGTAA
- a CDS encoding electron transport complex subunit E: protein MMTERNEYKELAWQGLWKNNPGLVQLLGLCPLLAVTSTLTNAIGLGLATLIVLVCSNATVSVIREYVPKEVRIPIFVLIIAAFVTCVQLLMNAFAYGLYQSLGIFLPLIVTNCAIIGRAEAYASKNPLKQASFDGLMMGIGFALVLMALGAIREILGQGTLFDGADLLLGDWASVLRIEVFQFDSKFLLAILPPGAFIAMGFLIAAKNAIDDRQKAKAPKPEKASIERVRVNFDG from the coding sequence ATGATGACAGAGCGTAATGAATACAAAGAATTAGCCTGGCAAGGACTTTGGAAAAACAATCCGGGTCTGGTGCAGCTACTTGGTTTGTGTCCGTTGTTGGCAGTGACATCCACGCTCACCAATGCAATAGGTCTTGGCTTGGCAACATTGATTGTTCTGGTGTGCTCTAATGCCACCGTCAGCGTGATCCGCGAATATGTGCCCAAAGAAGTGCGAATTCCCATCTTTGTACTGATCATTGCCGCCTTTGTGACCTGCGTGCAATTATTGATGAACGCCTTTGCCTATGGTTTATATCAGTCACTGGGTATTTTCTTGCCACTGATCGTGACCAACTGTGCCATTATTGGCCGAGCGGAAGCGTATGCATCGAAAAATCCACTGAAACAAGCCTCATTCGATGGCTTAATGATGGGTATTGGTTTTGCATTGGTATTGATGGCCTTAGGTGCAATCCGTGAAATACTTGGTCAAGGGACACTGTTTGACGGTGCCGATCTATTACTGGGTGATTGGGCTTCGGTGTTGCGCATTGAAGTGTTTCAGTTTGATAGTAAGTTCTTACTGGCCATTTTGCCACCGGGCGCGTTTATTGCGATGGGCTTTTTGATCGCCGCGAAAAATGCCATTGACGATCGCCAAAAAGCCAAAGCGCCAAAACCTGAAAAGGCGAGCATTGAGCGAGTTCGCGTAAACTTTGACGGTTAA
- the nth gene encoding endonuclease III, producing the protein MNKQKRLEILTRLRDDNPNPTTELNFSSPFELLIAVLLSAQATDVSVNKATDKLFPVANTPQGILDLGLDKLKDYIKTIGLFNSKAENTIKTCQILMDKHNGEVPENREALEALPGVGRKTANVVLNTAFGWPTIAVDTHIDRVSNRTKFAMGKNVREVEEKLLKVVPKEFKVDVHHWLILHGRYVCTARKPKCGACIIEDLCEYKDKTE; encoded by the coding sequence ATGAATAAACAAAAACGATTAGAAATACTCACTCGCCTGCGCGATGACAACCCTAACCCAACCACGGAGCTAAACTTCAGTTCACCGTTTGAGTTATTGATAGCGGTATTACTTTCTGCGCAAGCAACCGATGTCAGTGTTAACAAGGCAACCGATAAATTATTCCCGGTCGCCAATACCCCACAAGGTATTTTAGATTTAGGCTTAGATAAACTAAAAGACTACATCAAAACCATTGGCCTGTTTAATTCAAAAGCAGAAAACACCATTAAAACCTGCCAAATCCTGATGGATAAACACAATGGTGAGGTCCCAGAAAACCGCGAAGCGTTAGAAGCCCTACCTGGTGTTGGCCGTAAAACGGCTAATGTGGTACTTAATACCGCCTTTGGCTGGCCGACCATCGCCGTCGATACCCACATTGATCGGGTGTCCAATCGTACTAAGTTTGCCATGGGCAAAAACGTTCGCGAAGTGGAAGAAAAGCTATTAAAAGTCGTGCCGAAAGAATTTAAAGTCGATGTCCACCACTGGCTGATTCTTCATGGCCGCTATGTGTGTACCGCCCGCAAACCAAAATGTGGTGCGTGTATTATTGAAGACTTGTGTGAATACAAAGACAAAACAGAGTAA
- a CDS encoding methylated-DNA--[protein]-cysteine S-methyltransferase produces MKNRINIQYHKHPYAEFILGSYDNRLCLCDFRYRKMRRTVDKRIQRGLNASFVEQNDDVLEQTKNQLDAFFLGQKNSFDMRLLHVGTEFQRSVWRALMAVEYGDTTTYQDLATAIGNKRAVRAVASANGANALAIIVPCHRVIGSNNELVGYGGGLPLKRKILELEQGFQF; encoded by the coding sequence ATGAAAAATAGAATTAACATTCAATACCATAAACACCCTTATGCAGAGTTTATTTTAGGCTCGTATGATAATCGATTATGTTTGTGTGACTTTCGTTATAGAAAAATGAGACGCACCGTTGATAAAAGAATTCAGCGTGGGTTAAACGCTAGTTTCGTAGAGCAGAATGACGACGTGCTAGAGCAAACTAAAAATCAACTTGACGCGTTCTTTTTAGGGCAAAAAAATTCCTTCGATATGCGTTTGTTACATGTAGGGACAGAATTTCAAAGATCAGTGTGGCGCGCTTTGATGGCTGTTGAATATGGCGATACGACAACCTATCAGGATCTTGCGACAGCAATTGGTAATAAACGTGCTGTGCGAGCCGTCGCTTCTGCAAATGGTGCAAATGCCCTTGCTATTATTGTTCCTTGTCATCGCGTTATAGGCTCAAATAATGAATTAGTTGGTTATGGTGGAGGGTTACCATTAAAAAGAAAGATTCTGGAATTGGAACAAGGCTTTCAGTTTTAG